A portion of the Candidatus Binatus sp. genome contains these proteins:
- a CDS encoding VTT domain-containing protein: MNRRSLIIRLILVATLVAAIVWLALHREFLQATTLERELQRFGRFAPILFVLLYALATVLFVPGSLLTVAGGALFGPVAGTLWNLIGATLGATLAFMIARYVASDWVSMRAGERLARLMRGVEEEGWRFVAFVRLVPLFPFNIVNYAFGLTRIGLGEYVLASFACMMPGALAYTYLGYAGREAASGQAGAIHKALLALALLATVAFLPRLVRKLKGPRFTDAPTLRHRLQNGEAVALIDVRSAEEFRGPLGHIAGARNIALAELSARLPDLSDLRGKPMITIURTEKRSASAAALLSDAGFDDVFVLRGGMESWNKAGYPVERN, from the coding sequence ATGAATAGGCGTAGTCTCATCATTCGTCTGATTCTGGTGGCAACGCTGGTCGCAGCGATTGTGTGGCTCGCCCTCCATCGCGAATTTCTCCAGGCCACTACGCTTGAGCGGGAACTACAGCGCTTCGGTCGATTCGCTCCCATCTTGTTCGTTCTGCTCTATGCCTTGGCCACAGTGCTGTTCGTGCCCGGATCGCTGCTCACCGTGGCTGGCGGCGCTTTGTTCGGTCCGGTAGCGGGAACCCTATGGAACCTCATCGGCGCGACCTTGGGGGCCACGCTAGCCTTCATGATCGCCCGATACGTCGCCTCCGACTGGGTTTCAATGCGCGCGGGTGAACGACTGGCGCGGCTGATGCGGGGGGTGGAGGAGGAAGGCTGGCGCTTCGTTGCGTTCGTCCGGTTGGTGCCGCTGTTTCCGTTCAATATTGTGAACTACGCCTTCGGACTGACGCGAATCGGCCTTGGCGAGTACGTGCTCGCCTCCTTCGCGTGCATGATGCCGGGTGCACTCGCGTATACCTATCTGGGCTACGCGGGGCGTGAGGCCGCGTCCGGGCAGGCCGGGGCAATCCACAAGGCTCTGCTTGCCTTGGCGCTACTCGCAACCGTCGCTTTCCTGCCACGCCTGGTTCGTAAGCTCAAGGGTCCGCGCTTCACGGACGCTCCAACACTTAGACATCGGCTGCAGAACGGCGAAGCCGTGGCCCTGATAGACGTACGTAGCGCCGAAGAGTTCCGAGGACCGCTCGGCCACATCGCGGGCGCACGCAACATTGCGCTCGCGGAACTATCCGCGAGACTTCCGGACCTAAGTGACTTGCGCGGAAAGCCGATGATAACCATCTGACGGACCGAGAAGCGCTCGGCGAGCGCGGCGGCACTCCTTTCAGATGCGGGCTTCGACGACGTATTCGTGCTGCGCGGCGGGATGGAAAGTTGGAACAAGGCGGGCTATCCGGTAGAGAGAAATTAA
- a CDS encoding type 1 glutamine amidotransferase — MAKIYVLQHHAVENLGSIADALEGAALAWQYVRVHDGQPIPAEMKGAGGLIVMGGPMGVYQTDRYPFLREEMALIEDAIEHNRPVLGVCLGAQIVAAALGAKVDRNPRGKEIGWHPIRLEPAARDDRLMRGLPETLTPFHWHGDIFDLPAGAVSLASSDKTPCQAFRYGDKTYALQFHFEVTDASVRAMADAFAKDLQREKIAAAEMIADSDRYAAPLEQIADTVFSRWASPIQGT, encoded by the coding sequence ATGGCGAAAATTTACGTGCTGCAGCATCACGCGGTCGAGAATCTCGGCAGTATCGCCGACGCGCTCGAAGGCGCCGCGCTCGCGTGGCAATACGTGCGGGTTCATGACGGCCAGCCGATTCCCGCGGAGATGAAAGGGGCGGGCGGTCTCATCGTGATGGGCGGTCCGATGGGCGTTTATCAAACCGACCGCTATCCGTTTCTCCGCGAGGAGATGGCGCTGATCGAGGATGCGATCGAGCACAATCGGCCGGTGCTCGGTGTATGCCTGGGCGCGCAGATCGTCGCGGCGGCTCTAGGGGCAAAAGTTGATCGCAATCCGCGCGGCAAGGAAATCGGATGGCATCCGATTCGGCTCGAGCCCGCTGCGCGCGACGATCGCCTGATGCGCGGCCTGCCTGAAACGCTCACGCCGTTTCACTGGCATGGCGACATTTTCGATCTGCCGGCGGGTGCGGTATCGCTCGCATCGTCGGACAAGACTCCGTGCCAGGCTTTCCGCTACGGCGACAAGACCTACGCCCTTCAGTTCCACTTCGAAGTGACGGATGCGAGCGTGCGCGCGATGGCGGATGCATTCGCGAAGGATTTGCAGCGCGAGAAGATCGCAGCCGCGGAAATGATCGCGGATTCAGATCGATACGCCGCGCCGCTCGAGCAAATCGCCGATACCGTGTTTTCGCGCTGGGCGTCGCCGATCCAGGGTACCTGA
- the ruvB gene encoding Holliday junction branch migration DNA helicase RuvB — translation MAKSDHQESDLNVLDNAGATEGRVTSRVAVEDDHRIDLALRPRALKEFVGQERIKKILGMSIEAAHGRAEVLDHVLFAGPPGLGKTSLAHIIARELGVNDHVTSGPALERAADLAAILNNLEEHDVLFIDEIHRLQKVVEESLYSAMEDFEFHIVVGEGMGARTMKLKVKPFTLVGATTRSGLLSSPLRDRFGQHFHLDFYNHAELSEIVRRSAALLKVAIDQPGAEELATRSRGTPRIANRLLRRVRDFAQVNKAPIVTREIALAALELLEIDTAGFDKMDRSILGAIIDKFDGGPVGVESLAAAVGEESNTIEEVYEPYLLQEGYLARTSRGRVATQRAYTHLGRTRRGTLF, via the coding sequence TTGGCGAAAAGTGATCATCAGGAAAGCGACCTCAACGTCCTCGACAACGCCGGCGCGACGGAAGGGCGCGTCACGTCGCGCGTCGCCGTCGAGGACGATCACAGAATCGACCTGGCGCTCCGGCCGCGCGCGCTCAAAGAGTTCGTCGGGCAGGAACGAATCAAAAAAATTCTCGGGATGTCGATCGAGGCGGCGCACGGACGCGCCGAAGTGCTCGATCACGTGTTGTTCGCGGGACCGCCGGGCCTCGGCAAGACTTCGCTCGCACACATTATTGCGCGCGAACTCGGCGTGAACGATCATGTGACCTCGGGTCCCGCGCTCGAGCGCGCCGCCGATCTCGCGGCGATCTTGAACAATCTGGAAGAGCACGACGTGCTCTTTATCGACGAGATTCATCGCCTGCAAAAAGTCGTCGAGGAGAGTCTCTACTCGGCGATGGAGGACTTCGAGTTTCATATCGTGGTGGGCGAGGGGATGGGCGCGCGCACCATGAAGCTCAAGGTCAAACCGTTCACGCTGGTCGGCGCGACGACGCGTTCGGGACTGCTCAGTTCGCCGCTGCGCGATCGATTCGGCCAGCATTTTCATCTCGACTTTTACAATCACGCCGAGTTGTCCGAGATCGTTCGACGTTCGGCCGCGCTGCTGAAGGTCGCGATCGACCAACCCGGCGCCGAAGAACTGGCCACCCGCTCGCGCGGTACTCCCCGAATCGCCAACCGGCTGCTGCGACGCGTCCGCGACTTCGCGCAGGTGAACAAGGCGCCGATCGTCACGCGCGAGATTGCACTGGCGGCGCTGGAGTTGCTCGAGATCGACACGGCCGGATTCGACAAGATGGATCGCTCGATCCTGGGCGCTATTATCGACAAGTTCGACGGCGGTCCGGTCGGCGTCGAAAGCCTGGCGGCCGCGGTCGGCGAGGAATCCAACACGATCGAGGAAGTGTACGAGCCGTACCTGCTGCAGGAGGGCTATCTCGCGCGCACCTCGCGCGGACGGGTCGCGACGCAGCGCGCGTATACGCATCTCGGACGCACGCGCCGCGGCACCTTGTTCTAG
- a CDS encoding ArsR/SmtB family transcription factor, protein MSSQNPKRAMFEQFAAVARTLGSAHRLELLELLAQTERSVEELARLSGLTIANASQHLQQLRRSGLVEARRDGKRVLYRLADGDVVALLGALRRITERNVGAVEKVLNGYFRERDNLEPVSRKELLRRMRDGLVTVIDTRPAEEFAAGHLPGALNVPLRELKRRLRELPRDQVIVAYCRGTYCVLSYEAVAELRKRGFTAFRLEEGYPEWRAAGLPVERLTATA, encoded by the coding sequence ATGTCAAGCCAGAATCCCAAACGTGCTATGTTCGAACAGTTCGCCGCCGTAGCCCGTACCCTCGGTTCCGCCCACCGCCTCGAGCTGCTCGAGCTGCTCGCGCAGACCGAGCGTAGCGTCGAGGAACTGGCCCGGCTGAGCGGCCTTACGATTGCCAACGCATCACAGCATCTGCAGCAACTCCGCCGCTCTGGACTCGTCGAGGCACGCAGGGACGGGAAGCGGGTGCTCTACAGGCTCGCCGACGGCGACGTAGTCGCGCTGCTCGGCGCTCTGCGCCGAATCACTGAACGCAACGTCGGCGCTGTCGAAAAGGTGCTCAATGGTTACTTTCGAGAGCGCGACAACCTCGAACCCGTATCGCGCAAGGAACTGTTGCGGCGCATGCGGGACGGGCTGGTTACAGTGATCGATACCCGCCCGGCAGAGGAGTTCGCCGCCGGTCACCTGCCCGGCGCGCTCAATGTGCCGCTCCGCGAACTCAAGCGCCGGTTACGGGAATTGCCCCGCGACCAGGTGATTGTTGCCTACTGTCGTGGAACATATTGCGTGCTCTCCTACGAAGCGGTCGCCGAGCTGCGCAAGCGCGGCTTCACGGCCTTTCGGCTTGAAGAGGGATACCCCGAATGGAGGGCCGCCGGGCTACCGGTAGAGCGTCTGACAGCAACCGCCTGA
- a CDS encoding acyl-CoA dehydrogenase family protein: MDFTFTPEQEVYRGKLRASLEKNSAEAFGRKGDGPSSSTANQLDVLDDRRWSQLLDYHRRLYRDGIVALHWPKEWGGGGASMIEQAIYQDEALRLGLPLYGANQLAIDRIGPTLMHLGTEEQKKRHLHKMLTGEQIWCQGYSEPNAGSDLAGLQTRAVLDGDTFVVNGQKVWTSLAHRADWQVLLVRTDPSAPKHKGISYLLVDMHSPGITVRPLVQITGDAGFNEVFYDNVRVPKENLVGELNAGWQVSIATLMYERVSGGTRHPVERTIGELIDLAKTVEFQGVPATSHPYVRQKLAQFATEGRCLRLSRYRSLTSQLKGKLPGVESSFGKLFGSELNLRVAMFADEMLGPYGALAPGSLGAVEGGRWMNRTLAARAFTIAAGSSEIQHNIIGERVLKLPKG, translated from the coding sequence ATGGACTTCACATTCACACCTGAACAGGAAGTATATCGCGGCAAGCTGCGCGCATCGCTCGAAAAAAATTCGGCTGAAGCGTTCGGGCGCAAGGGCGACGGCCCAAGCAGTTCGACTGCCAACCAGCTCGACGTGCTCGACGATCGGCGCTGGTCGCAACTGCTCGATTACCATCGGCGCCTCTACCGTGACGGCATCGTCGCACTGCATTGGCCCAAGGAATGGGGTGGCGGCGGCGCGAGCATGATCGAGCAGGCAATCTACCAGGATGAGGCCTTGCGCCTCGGGCTCCCGCTTTACGGCGCGAACCAACTTGCGATCGATCGCATCGGGCCGACGCTGATGCATCTCGGCACCGAGGAGCAGAAGAAACGGCATCTGCACAAGATGCTCACCGGCGAGCAAATCTGGTGTCAGGGCTATTCGGAGCCGAATGCGGGCTCCGACCTCGCGGGATTGCAGACGCGCGCGGTGCTCGATGGCGACACGTTCGTCGTCAACGGGCAGAAGGTGTGGACGAGTCTGGCGCATCGCGCGGATTGGCAGGTACTGCTGGTGCGCACCGATCCGTCGGCGCCGAAGCACAAGGGCATCTCGTATCTGCTGGTGGATATGCACAGCCCCGGAATCACGGTGCGGCCGCTGGTGCAGATCACCGGCGACGCGGGATTCAACGAGGTCTTCTATGACAACGTTCGGGTGCCCAAGGAAAATCTGGTCGGCGAGCTGAATGCGGGATGGCAAGTGTCGATCGCGACGCTGATGTACGAGCGGGTCTCGGGCGGCACGCGGCATCCGGTCGAGCGCACGATCGGCGAGCTGATCGATCTCGCGAAGACGGTCGAGTTTCAGGGCGTCCCTGCGACCTCGCATCCTTATGTGCGGCAGAAGCTTGCTCAATTCGCGACCGAGGGGCGATGCCTGCGGCTTAGCCGCTATCGCTCGCTCACTTCGCAGCTCAAAGGCAAACTTCCGGGCGTGGAGAGTTCCTTCGGCAAATTGTTTGGAAGCGAGCTGAATCTACGGGTCGCGATGTTCGCCGATGAGATGCTCGGGCCATACGGCGCGCTCGCGCCGGGCAGTCTCGGCGCGGTCGAGGGCGGGCGCTGGATGAATCGCACGCTGGCAGCGCGCGCATTCACCATCGCGGCCGGCTCGAGCGAGATTCAGCACAACATCATCGGCGAGCGCGTGCTGAAGCTGCCGAAAGGTTGA
- a CDS encoding cytochrome P450, which translates to MKLDDIDLNNLDLFVRGEQYEAWRTLRAEAPLFWQERAPGQGFWSVTRYDDALKVYHDPDTYSSERGISLQFTTVGADASAEQAGFGQMMIMTDPPRHGKIRSLINRRLTPRAVGLFEPHIKQITTGVIDNVIGKGQCDFVVDVAAKLPTAVICDMMGIPAEYWDLMFTIGNQSIGTDDPEYQQGRSAAETGMAAQAEIFSYFSKWISERRVNPGEDLISALIHGDVDGAKLTDLEVLFNCFLLIIGGQETTRNATSGGILALIENPAERAKLRNDPALLPVALEEFLRWTSPVTHIMRVAKRDGELRGQKIRDGQKVVIWNASANRDEAIFAHPDTFDVTRTPNDHIAFGHGEHFCIGVNLARLELRVMIEEVLRRMPDLELAGPTERLRSNFVAGIKHMPVRFTPNRASTGTPANA; encoded by the coding sequence ATGAAACTCGACGACATCGATTTAAACAATCTCGATCTTTTCGTGCGCGGCGAACAGTACGAGGCGTGGCGGACATTGCGCGCCGAAGCGCCGCTGTTCTGGCAGGAGCGTGCGCCGGGCCAAGGCTTCTGGTCGGTCACCCGCTACGACGATGCGCTCAAGGTCTATCATGACCCCGACACTTACAGCTCCGAACGCGGCATCTCGTTGCAGTTCACGACCGTCGGCGCGGACGCCAGCGCGGAGCAGGCGGGCTTCGGCCAGATGATGATCATGACCGATCCGCCGCGCCACGGAAAAATCCGCTCGCTGATCAATCGGCGGCTTACGCCGCGCGCGGTCGGCCTCTTCGAACCGCATATCAAGCAAATCACCACCGGCGTGATCGACAACGTGATCGGCAAGGGCCAATGCGATTTCGTCGTCGATGTCGCCGCGAAGCTACCGACTGCGGTCATCTGCGACATGATGGGTATCCCGGCTGAGTACTGGGACCTGATGTTCACGATCGGCAACCAGTCGATCGGCACCGACGATCCCGAGTATCAGCAGGGCCGTTCAGCGGCTGAAACCGGGATGGCGGCGCAGGCCGAAATTTTCAGCTACTTCTCGAAGTGGATCTCGGAGCGGCGGGTGAATCCGGGCGAGGACCTGATCAGCGCGCTGATTCACGGCGACGTGGACGGCGCGAAACTCACCGACCTCGAAGTGCTGTTCAACTGTTTCCTGCTGATCATCGGCGGACAGGAGACCACTCGCAACGCGACCTCAGGCGGGATTCTCGCGCTGATCGAAAACCCGGCGGAGCGGGCGAAGTTAAGGAATGATCCGGCATTGTTGCCGGTCGCGCTCGAGGAATTTCTGCGCTGGACCAGTCCGGTGACGCACATCATGCGCGTCGCGAAGAGGGACGGCGAACTGCGTGGGCAGAAAATCCGCGACGGCCAGAAAGTAGTGATCTGGAATGCGTCGGCAAATCGCGACGAGGCGATCTTTGCGCATCCCGACACCTTCGACGTGACGCGCACGCCCAACGATCACATCGCGTTCGGGCACGGCGAGCATTTCTGCATCGGCGTCAATCTGGCGCGGCTCGAGTTGCGCGTGATGATCGAGGAAGTGCTGCGGCGGATGCCCGATCTAGAACTCGCGGGGCCGACCGAGCGATTGCGCTCGAACTTCGTCGCGGGCATCAAGCACATGCCGGTGCGCTTCACGCCGAATCGCGCGAGCACTGGGACGCCGGCAAACGCCTAG
- the ruvC gene encoding crossover junction endodeoxyribonuclease RuvC, with protein MRVLGVDPGSAVCGYGVVEGRAGNPQFVAAGTIRSTMLAPGPKRLHRIHDHLLAIIDEFAPDSLSLERHFVAINVQSAFRLGEARAMAMLAAAERNLEFFEYPPNAVKLCVAGHGHADKAQVKYMVRRTLKLDPSLELADDAADALAVAMCHLGRGRIPNMVESVERSRPAAARSRSKVHPQ; from the coding sequence ATGCGCGTACTCGGGGTGGACCCCGGGAGTGCGGTTTGCGGATACGGAGTCGTCGAAGGACGCGCCGGAAATCCGCAGTTCGTCGCGGCAGGCACGATTCGATCGACGATGCTCGCGCCCGGTCCCAAGCGGCTTCATCGGATTCACGATCACCTGCTCGCGATCATCGACGAGTTCGCGCCCGATTCGTTGAGTCTCGAGCGTCACTTCGTCGCAATCAATGTGCAGAGCGCGTTTCGGCTCGGCGAGGCGCGCGCGATGGCGATGCTCGCGGCGGCTGAACGCAATCTCGAATTTTTCGAGTATCCACCCAACGCAGTGAAGCTCTGCGTCGCCGGCCACGGCCACGCCGACAAGGCGCAGGTCAAATACATGGTGCGCCGCACGCTGAAGCTAGACCCATCGCTCGAATTGGCCGACGATGCCGCCGACGCGCTGGCGGTTGCGATGTGTCATCTTGGCCGCGGCCGCATCCCGAACATGGTCGAGAGCGTCGAGCGCAGCCGTCCGGCCGCCGCGCGATCGCGATCGAAGGTGCATCCGCAATGA
- a CDS encoding MAPEG family protein: MTVAIVCTALLGVLLFALGLNVSMARGAGKAGDYPTDPADPFFKRIRAHGNTAEYAPMMAVLILIAGERNPAMWVLWVMGIAVACRYLNAAGILMSPTLAKPHPVRFIGALGTYLSGFALCIAVLLTI, translated from the coding sequence ATGACGGTTGCAATCGTGTGCACGGCGTTACTCGGAGTGCTGCTCTTCGCGCTTGGCCTGAATGTCTCGATGGCTCGAGGAGCCGGCAAGGCGGGCGATTATCCGACCGACCCCGCCGATCCATTTTTCAAGCGGATACGCGCCCACGGTAATACCGCCGAATACGCGCCGATGATGGCGGTGCTGATTCTGATTGCGGGCGAGCGGAATCCCGCGATGTGGGTGCTCTGGGTAATGGGCATCGCCGTCGCGTGCCGCTATTTGAACGCGGCGGGAATCCTGATGTCACCGACGCTGGCCAAACCGCATCCGGTGCGGTTCATCGGAGCGTTGGGCACTTATCTCTCAGGCTTCGCGCTCTGCATCGCGGTGCTGCTGACGATCTAG
- the icd gene encoding NADP-dependent isocitrate dehydrogenase, whose protein sequence is MAYQYIKVPSNGEKITLGANHTLNVPDRPIIPFIEGDGTGPDIWRASQYVFDNAVKKIYGGKRAIAWMEVFAGEKPFNQWNTWLPDETVDAFREFLVGIKGPLTTPIGGGIRSLNVALRQMLDLYVCLRPVRYFAGTPSPVKHPEKLDVVIFRENTEDIYAGIEWAAESPEAKKVIAFLRNEMGVKNIRFPETSGIGIKAISREGSERLIRAALDYAILHKRKSVTFVHKGNIMKYTEGAFRDWGYELVRREYKGRAVGWDDCNGKPPAGQMLVKDAIADITLQQVLTRPEEFDVVATMNLNGDFLSDALAAQVGGIGIAPGANINYLTGHAIFEATHGTAPKYTNQDKVNPGSLVLSGVLMFEYLGWQEVADGIIRGLEKSIANKTVTYDFERLMTGAKLLKCSEFGKAIVDNM, encoded by the coding sequence ATGGCCTACCAGTACATCAAGGTTCCGAGCAACGGCGAAAAGATCACTCTTGGCGCCAATCACACCCTCAACGTTCCCGATCGGCCGATAATCCCGTTTATCGAAGGCGACGGCACCGGGCCCGATATCTGGCGCGCATCACAGTATGTCTTCGACAACGCGGTGAAGAAAATCTACGGCGGCAAGCGCGCGATCGCGTGGATGGAAGTGTTCGCCGGCGAGAAACCGTTCAATCAATGGAACACCTGGCTGCCGGACGAAACCGTCGATGCGTTCCGCGAATTTTTGGTGGGCATCAAGGGACCGCTGACTACGCCGATCGGCGGCGGTATCCGTTCGCTCAACGTGGCGCTCCGCCAGATGCTCGATCTCTACGTATGCCTCCGGCCGGTGCGCTATTTCGCCGGGACGCCGAGCCCGGTCAAGCATCCGGAGAAACTCGACGTCGTAATCTTCCGCGAGAACACCGAGGACATCTACGCCGGAATCGAATGGGCGGCGGAATCGCCCGAAGCGAAGAAGGTGATCGCGTTTCTGCGTAACGAAATGGGCGTGAAGAATATTCGCTTCCCGGAAACTTCAGGGATCGGAATCAAGGCGATCTCGCGCGAAGGATCGGAGCGGCTGATTCGCGCGGCGCTGGACTATGCGATTCTCCACAAGCGCAAGAGCGTGACGTTTGTCCATAAGGGCAACATCATGAAGTACACCGAGGGCGCCTTCCGCGATTGGGGCTACGAACTCGTGCGGCGCGAGTACAAAGGCAGGGCAGTGGGATGGGATGACTGCAATGGCAAGCCGCCCGCGGGCCAGATGCTGGTGAAGGACGCGATCGCGGACATCACGCTCCAGCAGGTGCTCACTCGGCCTGAAGAATTCGACGTAGTCGCCACGATGAACCTCAACGGCGACTTTCTATCCGATGCGCTCGCGGCGCAGGTCGGCGGAATCGGCATCGCGCCGGGCGCCAATATCAACTACTTGACCGGTCACGCCATCTTCGAGGCGACTCACGGCACCGCGCCCAAGTACACCAATCAGGACAAGGTGAACCCAGGCTCGCTGGTCCTGTCGGGCGTTCTGATGTTCGAATACCTGGGATGGCAGGAAGTCGCCGACGGGATTATTCGCGGCCTCGAAAAGAGCATCGCGAACAAGACCGTGACCTACGATTTCGAGCGCCTGATGACCGGCGCGAAGCTGCTCAAGTGCTCCGAATTCGGCAAAGCGATCGTGGACAATATGTAA
- a CDS encoding sterol desaturase family protein encodes MLTREAAIRLGAFITVFTAMALWEARAPRRTRSYSRLRRWPSNLGIVALNSALVRILLPATAVSLALAGERRGWGLLNNLPIPPWMAVVASVVLLDGAIYFQHVMFHAVPALWRVHRMHHADLDFDVTTGARFHPIEIVLSMLIKFGVVVALGAPALGVLIFEVLLNATSMLNHGNVLIPVRLDRYLRWLVVTPDMHRVHHSIVVNETNSNFGFNLPWWDRLFGTYRDQPAAGHDGMTIGIEQFREARELWLDRMLLQPFRGPAGAYAITWRRAA; translated from the coding sequence ATGCTGACTCGCGAGGCTGCCATACGCTTAGGAGCGTTTATCACAGTGTTCACTGCAATGGCGCTGTGGGAGGCGCGCGCGCCGCGCCGGACAAGGTCATATTCGAGGCTCAGGCGCTGGCCGAGCAACTTAGGTATCGTTGCGCTGAATAGCGCGCTGGTGAGAATCCTGCTTCCCGCCACGGCCGTTAGTCTGGCGCTGGCAGGGGAAAGGCGCGGCTGGGGCTTGCTCAACAACCTGCCGATTCCGCCTTGGATGGCTGTCGTTGCGTCGGTGGTGCTGCTTGATGGCGCCATCTACTTCCAGCACGTGATGTTCCACGCGGTGCCCGCGCTTTGGCGGGTGCATCGGATGCATCACGCCGACCTCGACTTCGATGTGACGACGGGCGCGCGTTTCCACCCAATCGAGATTGTTCTGTCGATGCTAATCAAGTTCGGCGTCGTCGTGGCGCTGGGAGCACCGGCGCTCGGCGTGCTCATCTTCGAGGTCCTGCTAAACGCAACCTCGATGCTCAATCACGGGAACGTTCTCATCCCGGTCCGGCTCGATCGCTATCTTCGATGGCTCGTGGTTACGCCCGACATGCATCGCGTCCACCATTCGATCGTGGTTAACGAAACCAACAGCAACTTCGGCTTCAACCTGCCTTGGTGGGATCGACTGTTCGGGACCTATCGCGATCAGCCAGCCGCCGGCCACGACGGGATGACCATCGGTATCGAGCAGTTCCGCGAGGCGCGCGAACTGTGGCTCGACCGAATGCTCTTGCAACCTTTCCGCGGCCCCGCGGGCGCTTACGCGATCACCTGGAGGCGCGCGGCATGA
- a CDS encoding YebC/PmpR family DNA-binding transcriptional regulator — MSGHSKWSSIKHKKALTDSKRGKVFTKLIKEITIAARLGGSDINANPRLRTAVTIAKKQSMPNDNIDRAIKKGTGATGADALEEITYEGYGPGGVAIMVEVLSDNRNRTVAEIRFIFSRRGGNIGETGCVGWMFKKRGVIGIEKSAIDEDKLLEIALDAGADDVTSDDDTFQVLTAPEHFATVRDALEKSGLAIAHSELTRIPENTVAVSGHAAGQVLKLMEELEDHDDVQNVAANFDISEQEMAQFSAA; from the coding sequence ATGTCGGGTCATTCCAAGTGGAGTTCGATCAAGCATAAGAAGGCCCTTACCGACTCGAAGCGCGGCAAGGTCTTTACCAAGCTGATCAAGGAAATAACGATTGCGGCGCGGCTCGGCGGCAGCGATATCAACGCGAATCCGCGACTTCGCACCGCGGTTACGATCGCCAAGAAGCAATCGATGCCCAACGACAACATCGATCGCGCGATCAAGAAGGGCACCGGGGCGACCGGCGCCGACGCGCTCGAGGAAATCACCTACGAAGGTTATGGGCCCGGCGGCGTCGCAATCATGGTCGAAGTGTTGTCGGACAATCGCAATCGAACCGTCGCGGAGATCCGGTTTATCTTCTCACGACGCGGCGGGAACATCGGTGAGACCGGATGCGTCGGCTGGATGTTCAAAAAGCGCGGCGTAATCGGGATCGAGAAATCGGCAATCGACGAGGATAAGCTGCTCGAGATCGCGCTGGACGCCGGCGCGGACGACGTCACCTCGGACGACGACACGTTCCAGGTGCTTACTGCGCCGGAGCATTTTGCGACGGTGCGCGACGCGCTCGAAAAATCCGGGCTCGCGATCGCGCATTCGGAATTGACGCGGATCCCGGAGAATACGGTCGCGGTGTCGGGTCATGCAGCCGGGCAGGTGTTGAAGCTGATGGAAGAACTTGAGGACCACGACGACGTGCAGAATGTCGCGGCCAATTTCGACATCAGCGAGCAAGAGATGGCGCAATTCTCGGCGGCGTAG
- the ruvA gene encoding Holliday junction branch migration protein RuvA — MIATLSGTLTTRDAGRIVVETAGVGYEVLIPLSTYYKLPASGERVALEIRQVVREDALLLYGFSSTTEKRSFDLLMSVQHVGPKLALAILSVLAPEELVAAISKGDVERIDAVPGVGPKVAERVVRELRDKVGDLKLVAPSSLHANGSPRQASPENAAPAGPLEQAVSALINLGMKPIEAKHAVESVANADETTAGNLEILIRKSLAVLLGEK, encoded by the coding sequence ATGATTGCGACTCTGTCCGGAACGCTGACGACGCGCGACGCGGGGCGAATCGTGGTCGAGACCGCCGGCGTCGGCTACGAAGTCCTGATTCCGCTCAGCACCTACTACAAGTTGCCGGCTAGCGGTGAGCGCGTCGCGCTCGAGATCCGTCAAGTTGTCCGTGAAGACGCGCTGCTGCTGTACGGATTTTCGAGCACCACCGAAAAGCGATCGTTCGACTTGCTGATGAGCGTGCAGCACGTCGGACCCAAGCTGGCGCTCGCGATTCTCTCGGTGCTCGCGCCGGAAGAACTGGTTGCAGCAATCTCGAAGGGCGACGTCGAACGAATCGACGCGGTGCCGGGGGTCGGTCCGAAAGTCGCGGAACGCGTCGTGCGCGAGTTGCGCGACAAGGTCGGCGATTTGAAACTGGTCGCGCCGTCGTCGCTGCATGCCAACGGATCGCCGCGTCAAGCGAGTCCTGAAAACGCCGCCCCGGCCGGACCGCTCGAGCAGGCCGTTTCGGCGTTGATCAATCTTGGGATGAAACCAATCGAGGCGAAGCACGCGGTTGAATCCGTGGCCAACGCCGACGAAACTACCGCGGGCAACCTGGAAATCCTGATCCGCAAATCATTGGCGGTGCTGCTTGGCGAAAAGTGA